The window GGATACCTGAAGCTGTTCATAGACATGTTGGATACCTGAAGCTGTGAATTTGAACTCTCTGTTTGGCATATTCCCCACCTCTCTGCTATGCCTTTATTGTAATGTACTGTAGCATTTTTATGGGCAACCTGCCATTAGCGTGTAACACCAGAGTGGGTGATAAACTGAAGTGCCATGTTCTTATATCCCGTTTAAATATGATATGTTTTAGTTGATTGTGGTGTGTTCATTAATGGACAATCCACAATTGTGAGTACTGAGTAGTGTCAAGGATGAACTTCCATTGTGATATGCGGTTCTCTAGCCTCAGTATTTATTTGAAGTTACTGTGCATGCTTCTACTTCATGCTCCTATAGCAAGTTATCAAGCTGGGTGGTTCCATTTTCAATTGGCCTATGACATGACACATGTACTATATTTGGTTCCTTCTAGGATATGTCCAAGCTTGATTGCCAACTTATGTTTGCCATGTCTTCATGAACTATGCCTCTTTCATGAATTAAATTTCTCCAAAAAATGCCTGCTAAATGTCAGCTTGCAATCTTGGACAGGTGTTGTTAATAATGGACATTTGGATGTGCTCACTGAAAACCCACATGCTACAGAAAACTTTCAGACAAATCATCATGGTTCTGAGTGGGTTGAGCTATTTGTTAGAGAGATGATGAGTGCATCAGACATAGATGATGCGCGGGCTCGTGCCTCAAGAGCCCTGGAGGCATTGGAGAAATCCATAATGGAGCGAGCAGGAACTGAAGCAGTGCATAATTTGCACAAGGTGCAACCAACAGCATATGCACGTTTCATCCATAGTACTTGTACTCCTAGGCAAATTAAGCAGTTATGCTTTGCTTTCCTGCAGGAAAATGTGATGCTGAAGGAGCAACTGGCAATATATCTGAGAGAGAACGCTGTTCTGAAGAGGGCGGTTGCTATCCAACATGAACGTCAAAAAGAGTTTGACGAGAGGACTCAGGAGGTTCATAGCCTGAAACAACTGGTTTTGCAGTATCAGGAACAGATAAAAACTCTTGAGGTACTACTCCTTACTCCTGGTGATTCTTTTGTCCCGAACACTACTCCCGGTGATTTTGATTGTTCTtacataagtatatttaacattgCAGATAAATAATTATGCACTTAGAGTGCATCTGAAGCAAGCTCAGCAGAACAATTCTATGCCTGGGCGTTTCCCTCCTGATGTCTTTTAACAGATCTTGAGGGCAATATTCCCTCTCATAGTCTTATACTCAATCATACCAAGATATCATATGATGCAAGGGGTTGACCTATTGCTCATGGTGTGGTTAGACACTTAGACTATTCACCCTTACGTCCAAATCATAAACAAGCAACGATCCTCAAAATGGAGAAAGGCAAGCAACGGTGAAGCATCAATTGAGGTGTAGATTAATGTGTGCACCAGGAAGCTTGAGTGCTTGACCCTTCTCTCAGACCATTGATTGTATGTAAAGTATGGTGAGATGTATTGTAGCATGTAATTCAAAGTATGAAAGGACCTGTTCACTGTATTGTAGTAGCATGTAATACAATTTATACAAAGCATGAGAGGATCTGTTCATTGTATCGTACGTATCCACTGATATATTTATTCCGATAAAAGAATGCTTATCAGATGAAAGTTTCCATTGTTCCgtacttttaaaaatttatatcaatatttttatccaaatttctTCTTGGAGAATTATGTGGAGCATGAATATGCCTGTCTTTAGTTTTCACGGTTTTGATTTCTGAATGCCTGGTGATTACAGAACCAGAGTATGACTCTATGGGATACCTGCACCAATATCCTGCACGATGACTGAGCAGTTTAGGACTAATGCCAATTGCTATCGACATTGCAAGGTGCATAACATTGATCCTGCTTCTGGACCTCGCCTTCTCTGATAGTCTGATTCTCTCTCTTATGCATGTGACATGTGACGAACACAAACAAACATGAACACATAAACCATTTTATTTAGCACTTAATCCATTCGATCCAACCAGGTTACATTTTCACATAATTAAGGCTAGGTAGTAGATGCGGTGCACGGCTAGGTGCCACCATTGCCGCTCGAGGCAGCTCCCGGCGGCACACGGACGACCGGACGCAGGTAGAGGTCGTTCTTCGGGCGAACGACGACGCCTGTCTCCTCGGCCATATCCACCTCCCCTGGAGCAACTCCGCAGGGGAGCTCCCAGTCAAAGTGGTACAGCAAAGCGGCGAGCGCGAGCTCCAAGATGGCATGTGTGAACGCCGGACCAGGGCAGATCTTTCGTCTAGATCCAAACGGTATGTACTCGAAATCGGTGCCTCTAAAGTTATACTTGTTATTCTCACACCTATCTGGTTTGAACGTCTCCGTGTCATCCCAGTAATTGGGGTCTCTGCCAATCGCCCACGCGTTGATGAGCACGTTAGTGCCCCTGGGCACGTCGTACCCTAGCACCTTGCACGACTCCCCACACTCCCTTGGGACAAGCATTGGTGCGGCGGGGTGCAGTCTTAGGGTTTCCTTGATGACGAGCTTTAAGTAGGTTAGGCCAACTAGGTCATCTTCGGTCACACTTGGCTTCCCTTGAAGCTTGTTACGTAGCTCGGCTTGTGCCTTTTGCATTATTCTTGGGTTCCTCACCACCTCGGACATAGCCCATTGGAGTGTTGCTGTTGATGTCTCCGTCCCAGCAGCAAAAAGATCCTAATAAGAGATGTCAGATAAATTAATCAACATTACATATATGTAGCAGTAACAATGAAGTATCACAATGATGAAATGAAAGACAATTAATTAATAAGTAGAGTGAAGAGAGAAACCATGGTGCTTACAAGTATGGTGTCCTTGACATCTCCCATGGTGAGCGGGGCATCGTGACCTCCTTCCTTCTGTATCCGAAGCAGCACGTCCAAGAtgtcctcgtcggcgtccatGGCGGCCTTCCTCTCCTGGTGATGCCTGATGGCGCAGTCCATGAGCTCGAACATCTTCCGGTGGCTCgctgcggcgcggcgcgccgtGCCGCTGACGAGGCTGGCCAGCCTCGACGACGGGAACAGGTCGCCGAGGCTGAGCCCGAGCAGGAGCTTCCCCACCTCGGCCACGCCCTCCAGGTACTCGTCCCGCATCTCGAACCTGTCGCCGATCATGGCGCGCACGTCGTGTCCGTGACCAGCACGGCGGCGCGCTCGCTCACGTTCACGACGGCGTCGGccccggccgcggccgcggcggcgacggcggcgaggaggcgcgccacctcctcctccctgacGCGGCGGAACGACCGCACGCGCCGCgggccgagcagctcgaggacGCAGATCTTGCGCAGGCGCCAGTGCGCGCCGTGGCGCGCGAACGCGAGGCCCTCGCCGTCGGCCATCATGACGCGCAGGGTGGGGCTCCACGGCCGCGACGCGAAGTTGGCGTCCTGCGCCCTGAGGACCTCGCGCGCGGCGTCGGGCGACGAGGCCACCACGAAAGGGACCTCGCCGAGCCTGAGGTACATGAGCGGCGCGCCGTGCCGGCGCGCGAGGTCGGCCATGGCGCGGTGCACGTGGGGCTTGCCCATCAGGTGGTGCAGGCTCCCGATGACCGgcagccgccacggccccgGCGGAAGCCTCGGCCGGCCGGCGCCATTGCCGCGCGCCCGCCTCGCCACCCTGAGCAGCAGGAGAGGGGCCACGACGAGAGCCAAGAAGATGCTCAGGTACTCGGCGACATCTTGCGCCATGGGCGCCATGGCCGTGCAAGCTAGGTGTTCGATCACTTTAAGGCCAAGCTGGAGTGTAGAATTTGTACTTCATATAAAGAAGCTGAAACAATGCCAAAAAAAAGAACGAAAAAACAAACATACAATGCAGTTTTTGATGCTGAAGCCAGCAATTTCCACTATCAGTGGAGTGAGATCATTACTTGGATTAATCACCCAAATCTGCTGGATATGCATTATCTAGAAATGCATCAGCAGATCAGAAGAGACAATTCAAGGTTGTACTATTGCTGTCACCAGCTTCAGTTACAAGTGCAGCATCcaagcttttctttttcttttctttttttttgaattagCATCCAGCTTTCGATCGTCATCAACACCTGCAATTTCAGCTCTAGCCATTTCACGGCCGGCCCAAAACGGAGGCAAAatggcccacgtgggcccaaaAGAGCAGCCCATTTTTCCTTGGGCCCAAAGAAGGGCCCGGTTGCGTTCTGTGGGCCCCGGAGAAGGTCACGATGTGGCCCACAGATTTGTGTTCAGCCGTGAACAATAATGCTCACGGTCTTTCCACTGAATTCAGTAGTCAACTTTACAGCTGTCATGTCACCAGAGTGTGCTGATCAAGTAATTTACTTTATCCGTCCCAAAACATAAGATAcattattataattattatattaGACACGTCCTAATACGATAAATTTGAACAGACGTGCTCAGATTTGTTTCTATTCGATTCTatctttatattttagttatattATGTATAGATTTTAGAACAGAGGtagtacattttttttgtcCGATACAAATAATGACATTACTCATGGTATTATTGCCTACTTTAATCACTCCAACTGAATGCATTAGCTTGCAGGGCATCATGAACAGACAATTCAAGAATTCTACTACCGCTGCCATCAGCTTCGGTAGTTCAGTTACAAAGTGCAACAGTAATCTTCCAGGTTGTCTTTGTCATCAATGGCAGCATTTTCGGTTACATGCTGCATCATACTGGGATGCTACCGCGTTCTCgttctaaaatattaaaatattgctaTTTAGAATGAAATTTGACTCATCCTATAATAACGAATCTGAGCAGAGGTCTCTTCAAATTCTATATTCTAAGATGAGTCAAATCCCATCctaaatagctatattttacgACGGTAGTAGATGGCTAGTTGTCTCAGTAGTGTTTCCCCAAAGATCATATGAAGTTGTACAAGTAGGGCCTgattggtacagctccaacccctaaatttaactctaggagttgagtctggagtggagttgtggagctgcctaaacccagctccacaactctagtacattttgtgagagagctccacctaaCTCTACTCCCAATtttagtggagctgaaactgtttggctgagctccagctccaggagaggtggagctggagctggagctgtgccaaacaggcccgtaGTATATCACAATGTGAACTATATAGTAGGAGCATAATTTATCTCAAATTATCAATCAAAGATTCATCTGCGAACATGTTTTTCTTAGATAATGGAAGGAACAATATTCCTTTATCTCAATGTTCCATAACATATTTGTGTGCGAAAAAACAACTACATACTAGGGTGTCGTCGCATGGAGTGGCACACGAACGACGGCATGTAGGTATAGGTCATTCTTCCTCCTAACAGTGATGCCCATCTCCTCGGTCATATCTAGCTCACTTGGCTTCACCCCAGCAGGGAGGCTCCAATCGAAGTGGTAGAGAAGGGTGGCGAGCGCGAGTTCTATGTTCGGCTGCGCGAACATTATACCAGGACACATTCTCCGTCCAGACCCAAATGGCAAGAACTCAAAGTCCAAACCCTTAAAGTCAATCTTGCTATCCTCAAATCGCTCAGGCTTGAACTCTTCGGGGTCATCCCAATACTTAGGATCTCTACCAATTGCCCAAGCGTTAACAAGCACAGTGGTACCTTTTGGCACATCATATCCAAAGATCTTGCATGACTCCCTCGACTCCCTAGGAAGGAGCAAAGGCGCTGGCAGATGCAACCTCAGCGTCTCTTTGATAATGAGCTTTAGGTAATTTAGGTCGGTCA of the Oryza sativa Japonica Group chromosome 2, ASM3414082v1 genome contains:
- the LOC4328528 gene encoding uncharacterized LOC4328528; this translates as MSAVVCGKRSSSIFGDELIPSSPPSPSPPHHHHHPAKRSRCSPARAFDEATHRREALLHHLLSLFPHMDPQLLERALEASGDDIDSAIKSLNELCLESAAVGDSNSVLPAALKLSAEGVVNNGHLDVLTENPHATENFQTNHHGSEWVELFVREMMSASDIDDARARASRALEALEKSIMERAGTEAVHNLHKENVMLKEQLAIYLRENAVLKRAVAIQHERQKEFDERTQEVHSLKQLVLQYQEQIKTLEINNYALRVHLKQAQQNNSMPGRFPPDVF